The Streptomyces sp. NBC_00162 genome window below encodes:
- a CDS encoding cyclic nucleotide-binding/CBS domain-containing protein — MLVRDAMSTVILTLGPAHTLRQAACLMSGRRVGAAVVLDPDHSGIGILTERDILNSIGAGHDPDREAVGAHTTNNVVFCTPDATLQEAAEAMAHGGFRHLIVLENGGPVGIVSVRDIIRCWVPARRTVPA; from the coding sequence ATGCTCGTCCGTGACGCAATGAGCACCGTGATCCTCACCCTCGGACCCGCGCACACCCTGCGGCAGGCGGCCTGCCTGATGTCGGGGCGGCGCGTCGGCGCGGCCGTCGTACTCGACCCCGACCACAGCGGAATCGGCATCCTGACCGAGCGCGACATCCTCAACTCGATCGGCGCGGGCCACGATCCCGACCGCGAGGCCGTGGGTGCGCACACCACGAACAACGTGGTGTTCTGCACCCCGGACGCCACCTTGCAGGAGGCCGCCGAGGCCATGGCCCACGGCGGCTTCCGGCACCTGATCGTGCTGGAGAACGGCGGCCCGGTGGGCATCGTCTCCGTACGCGACATCATCCGCTGCTGGGTGCCCGCGCGGCGTACGGTCCCGGCATAG
- a CDS encoding Fur family transcriptional regulator: MSDLLERLRGRGWRMTAQRRVVAEVLDGDHVHLTADEVHARAVAKLPEISRATVYNTLGELVTLGEVLEVSTDRRAKRYDPNAHRPHQHLVCAQCGAIRDVHPAGNPLADLPDTERFGFVVSAVEVTYRGVCPNCAAA; this comes from the coding sequence ATGAGTGACCTGCTGGAACGACTTCGCGGACGCGGATGGCGCATGACCGCACAGCGGCGTGTCGTGGCCGAGGTGCTCGACGGTGACCACGTTCACCTGACGGCCGACGAGGTGCACGCGCGTGCCGTGGCCAAGCTGCCGGAGATCTCCCGGGCGACGGTCTACAACACGCTGGGCGAGCTGGTGACCCTCGGCGAGGTCCTGGAGGTCTCCACGGACCGCCGCGCCAAGCGGTACGACCCGAACGCCCACCGGCCCCACCAGCACCTGGTCTGCGCCCAGTGCGGCGCGATCCGCGACGTCCACCCGGCGGGCAACCCGCTGGCCGACCTGCCGGACACGGAGCGCTTCGGCTTCGTGGTGTCGGCGGTCGAGGTGACGTACCGCGGGGTGTGCCCGAACTGCGCGGCCGCCTGA
- a CDS encoding DMT family transporter, which translates to MAWLLVVVAGLLETGFAVCLKLSHGFTRLWPTVAFACFALGSFGLLTLALKKLDVGPAYAVWTGIGAAGTAIYGMIFLGDLVSTLKLVSISLVILGVIGLQLSGSAH; encoded by the coding sequence ATGGCGTGGCTGCTCGTCGTGGTGGCCGGACTCCTGGAGACCGGATTCGCGGTCTGCCTCAAGCTGTCCCACGGCTTCACCCGACTGTGGCCGACCGTCGCCTTCGCCTGCTTCGCCCTCGGCAGCTTCGGCCTGCTCACGCTGGCCCTCAAGAAGCTGGACGTCGGTCCGGCGTACGCGGTGTGGACCGGCATCGGCGCCGCCGGGACGGCGATCTACGGCATGATCTTCCTCGGCGACCTGGTCTCCACCCTCAAGCTCGTCTCGATCTCCCTGGTGATCCTCGGGGTCATCGGGCTCCAGCTGTCCGGTTCTGCGCACTGA
- the hisN gene encoding histidinol-phosphatase: protein MSEYDDDLRLALELADAADVATMERFRALDLKVETKPDMTPVSEADQAAEAIIRAGIEAARPDDAILGEEYGLQGSGPRRWVVDPIDGTKNYVRGVPVWATLISLMTEGEDGVFRPVVGVVSAPALGRRWWAVRGGGAYGGGALGETTPIGVSKVGGLGDASFAYSSLSGWEEQGRLAGFLDLTRACWRTRGYGDFWPYMMVAEGSLDLCAEPELNLWDMAAIAVVVQEAGGRFTSLDGVDGVHGGNAAASNGLLHEEMLELLRPRA, encoded by the coding sequence ATGTCCGAGTATGACGATGACCTGCGCCTTGCCCTCGAACTCGCCGACGCGGCGGACGTCGCGACGATGGAGCGGTTCCGTGCCCTCGACCTCAAGGTCGAGACGAAGCCGGACATGACCCCGGTGAGCGAGGCGGACCAGGCCGCCGAGGCCATCATCCGGGCCGGCATCGAAGCCGCGCGGCCCGACGACGCGATCCTCGGCGAGGAGTACGGCCTGCAGGGCAGCGGCCCGCGGCGCTGGGTCGTGGACCCGATCGACGGCACGAAGAACTACGTGCGCGGCGTCCCGGTCTGGGCGACCCTGATCTCCCTGATGACGGAGGGCGAGGACGGCGTCTTCCGCCCCGTGGTGGGCGTGGTGTCCGCGCCCGCGCTGGGCCGCCGCTGGTGGGCGGTGCGGGGCGGCGGTGCGTACGGCGGCGGCGCGCTCGGCGAGACCACGCCGATCGGCGTCTCGAAGGTGGGCGGGCTGGGCGACGCCTCGTTCGCGTACTCCTCGCTGAGCGGCTGGGAGGAGCAGGGCCGCCTCGCCGGCTTCCTGGACCTGACCCGCGCCTGCTGGCGTACGCGCGGCTACGGCGACTTCTGGCCGTACATGATGGTCGCGGAGGGCTCGCTGGACCTGTGCGCCGAGCCGGAGCTGAACCTCTGGGACATGGCGGCCATCGCGGTCGTGGTCCAGGAGGCGGGCGGCCGCTTCACCAGCCTGGACGGGGTGGACGGGGTGCACGGCGGGAACGCGGCGGCCTCCAACGGACTGCTCCACGAGGAGATGCTGGAGCTGCTGCGCCCGCGCGCCTGA
- a CDS encoding catalase, translating into MTQEAHVTQGPLTTEAGAPVADNQNSETAGVGGPVLVQDQLLLEKLAHFNRERIPERVVHARGAGAYGTFTLTRDVSQWTRAKFLSEVGKQTETFLRFSTVAGNLGSADAVRDPRGWALKFYTEEGNYDLVGNNTPVFFIKDAIKFPDFIHTQKRDPYTGSQEADNVWDFWGLSPESTHQVTWLFGDRGIPASYRHMNGYGSHTFQWNNEAGEVFWVKYHFKTDQGIKNLTQAEANQLAGEDPDSHQRDLRESIERGEFPSWTVQVQIMPAAEAAQYRFNPFDLTKVWPHEDYPPVEIGKLELNRNPENVFAEVEQSIFSPAHFVPGIGPSPDKMLQGRLFGYGDAHRYRVGINADHLPVNRPHATEARTNSRDGYLYDGRHKGAKNYEPNSFGGPHQTDRPLWQPIDLTGGTGNHPAAVHSEDNDFVQAGNLYRLYSEDEKSRLVENLAGFIAKVSRDDIVERAIDNFRQADGDFGKRLDAAVQALRG; encoded by the coding sequence ATGACGCAGGAGGCGCACGTGACGCAGGGACCGCTCACCACGGAGGCCGGGGCTCCGGTCGCCGACAACCAGAACAGCGAGACTGCAGGCGTCGGCGGGCCCGTCCTCGTCCAGGACCAGCTCCTACTCGAGAAGCTCGCGCACTTCAACCGTGAGCGCATCCCGGAGCGCGTGGTGCACGCCCGCGGCGCCGGTGCGTACGGCACCTTCACGCTGACCCGTGACGTCTCGCAGTGGACCCGCGCCAAGTTCCTGTCCGAGGTCGGCAAGCAGACCGAGACCTTCCTGCGCTTCTCCACCGTCGCCGGCAACCTCGGCAGCGCCGACGCCGTGCGCGACCCCCGCGGCTGGGCGCTGAAGTTCTACACCGAAGAGGGCAACTACGACCTCGTCGGCAACAACACCCCGGTGTTCTTCATCAAGGACGCCATCAAGTTCCCGGACTTCATCCACACCCAGAAGCGCGACCCGTACACGGGCTCGCAGGAGGCGGACAACGTCTGGGACTTCTGGGGTCTGTCGCCCGAGTCGACCCACCAGGTGACCTGGCTGTTCGGTGACCGCGGCATCCCGGCGTCCTACCGCCACATGAACGGCTACGGCTCGCACACGTTCCAGTGGAACAACGAGGCCGGCGAGGTCTTCTGGGTCAAGTACCACTTCAAGACCGACCAGGGCATCAAGAACCTCACCCAGGCCGAGGCCAACCAGCTCGCCGGTGAGGACCCCGACTCGCACCAGCGCGACCTGCGCGAGTCCATCGAGCGCGGCGAGTTCCCGTCCTGGACCGTGCAGGTCCAGATCATGCCGGCGGCCGAGGCGGCCCAGTACCGCTTCAACCCGTTCGACCTCACCAAGGTGTGGCCGCACGAGGACTACCCGCCGGTCGAGATCGGCAAGCTGGAGCTCAACCGCAACCCGGAGAACGTCTTCGCCGAGGTCGAGCAGTCGATCTTCTCCCCGGCGCACTTCGTCCCCGGCATCGGTCCGTCCCCGGACAAGATGCTCCAGGGCCGACTCTTCGGCTACGGCGACGCCCACCGCTACCGCGTCGGCATCAACGCCGACCACCTGCCGGTGAACCGCCCGCACGCCACCGAGGCGCGCACCAACTCCCGCGACGGCTACCTGTACGACGGCCGTCACAAGGGTGCGAAGAACTACGAGCCGAACAGTTTCGGCGGCCCGCACCAGACGGACCGCCCGCTGTGGCAGCCGATCGACCTGACCGGCGGCACGGGCAACCACCCCGCGGCCGTCCACAGTGAGGACAACGACTTCGTCCAGGCGGGCAACCTCTACCGCCTGTACTCGGAGGACGAGAAGTCCCGCCTGGTCGAGAACCTGGCCGGCTTCATCGCCAAGGTCTCCCGCGACGACATCGTCGAGCGTGCGATCGACAACTTCCGCCAGGCGGACGGCGACTTCGGCAAGCGGCTCGACGCCGCGGTCCAGGCCCTTCGCGGCTGA
- a CDS encoding TetR/AcrR family transcriptional regulator: MPAARETLLEAAGAALSARPWPAVRMVDVAAAAGVSRQTLYNEFGGKGGLGRALVRREGERYLDGVERALSTPAPTAERLAAVAEWTVRAARAYPLVRALLTGFWDPDLPAAGRAPGPGELARSVRDRAAAALMPAEDVQRCELAIRLALSYVVAPGEDPGAGELLRLLSAQNRTAGAR; the protein is encoded by the coding sequence ATGCCGGCAGCCCGGGAGACCTTGCTGGAGGCGGCGGGAGCGGCGCTCTCGGCGCGCCCCTGGCCGGCCGTGCGGATGGTCGACGTGGCGGCGGCCGCCGGGGTGTCCCGGCAGACCCTCTACAACGAGTTCGGCGGCAAGGGCGGCCTGGGCCGCGCCCTGGTCCGGCGCGAGGGCGAGCGGTACCTCGACGGGGTCGAGCGAGCCCTGTCCACCCCCGCCCCGACCGCCGAACGGCTCGCCGCGGTCGCGGAGTGGACCGTACGGGCGGCCCGCGCCTATCCCCTCGTACGGGCCCTGCTGACCGGGTTCTGGGACCCGGACCTGCCCGCTGCGGGCCGTGCGCCCGGGCCCGGTGAACTGGCCCGGTCGGTACGGGACCGGGCGGCCGCCGCGCTCATGCCCGCGGAGGACGTCCAGCGGTGCGAGCTCGCGATACGGCTCGCCCTCTCCTACGTGGTGGCCCCGGGGGAGGACCCGGGGGCGGGAGAACTGCTCCGGCTGCTCAGTGCGCAGAACCGGACAGCTGGAGCCCGATGA
- the aroA gene encoding 3-phosphoshikimate 1-carboxyvinyltransferase: MTETPALHALWPAPIADAAVHATVTVPGSKSVTNRALVLAALAAEPGWVRRPLRSRDSQLMADALRAMGVGIEETVSSSSAGEGAGGEAWRIIPAALHGPATVDVGNAGTVMRFLPPVATLADGDIRFDGDPRSYERPLGQVINALRTLGARIDDDGRGALPLTVQGGGALEGGVVEIDASNSSQFVSALLLSAPRFNQGIEVRHVGSNLPSMPHIRMTVEMLRAAGAQVDTPEAGGEKNVWRVAPGALLGRDLVVEPDLSNAQPFMAAALITGGTVTIPDWPRRTTQPGDALRRIFTEMGGSCELTDAGLVFTGTGKIHGIDVDLGEVGELTPGIAAVAALADSESVLRGVQHLRLHETDRLAALTKEINALGGDVTETADGLHIRPRPLHGGTFHTYDDHRMATAGAVIGLAVEGVLIENVATTAKTLPDFPRMWADMLAGDSEAGSGA; the protein is encoded by the coding sequence ATGACCGAGACCCCCGCGCTCCACGCCCTCTGGCCCGCCCCGATCGCCGACGCTGCCGTCCATGCCACCGTCACCGTGCCGGGGTCCAAGTCGGTCACCAACCGCGCTCTCGTGCTCGCCGCGCTCGCCGCCGAGCCGGGCTGGGTGCGCCGCCCGCTGCGCTCGCGCGACTCCCAACTGATGGCCGACGCCCTGCGCGCGATGGGCGTGGGCATCGAGGAAACCGTCTCCTCCAGTTCGGCCGGCGAGGGCGCCGGCGGCGAGGCCTGGCGGATCATCCCGGCCGCCCTGCACGGCCCGGCCACCGTCGACGTCGGCAACGCGGGCACGGTCATGCGCTTCCTGCCGCCCGTCGCCACCCTCGCCGACGGCGACATCCGCTTCGACGGCGACCCGCGCTCCTACGAGCGGCCGCTGGGCCAGGTCATCAACGCCCTGCGCACCCTCGGCGCCCGGATCGACGACGACGGCCGGGGCGCTCTGCCGCTGACCGTGCAGGGCGGCGGGGCCCTGGAGGGCGGCGTCGTGGAGATCGACGCCAGCAACTCCTCCCAGTTCGTCTCCGCGCTGCTGCTCTCCGCCCCGCGTTTCAACCAGGGCATCGAGGTGCGGCACGTGGGCAGCAACCTGCCGTCGATGCCGCACATCCGGATGACGGTGGAGATGCTGCGCGCGGCGGGCGCCCAGGTCGACACCCCCGAAGCCGGCGGCGAGAAGAACGTGTGGCGGGTGGCCCCCGGCGCCCTGCTCGGCCGCGATCTGGTGGTGGAGCCGGACCTGTCCAACGCCCAGCCCTTCATGGCCGCGGCGCTGATCACCGGCGGTACGGTCACCATCCCGGACTGGCCGCGCCGCACCACGCAGCCCGGCGACGCGCTGCGCCGGATCTTCACGGAGATGGGCGGCTCCTGCGAGCTGACCGACGCGGGCCTGGTCTTCACCGGCACCGGCAAGATCCACGGCATCGACGTGGACCTGGGCGAGGTCGGCGAACTCACCCCGGGCATCGCGGCGGTGGCGGCCCTGGCCGACTCGGAGTCGGTCCTGCGCGGGGTCCAGCACCTGCGGCTGCACGAGACGGACCGGCTGGCCGCGCTGACCAAGGAGATCAACGCGCTCGGCGGCGACGTCACCGAGACGGCGGACGGCCTGCACATCCGGCCGCGCCCGCTGCACGGCGGCACCTTCCACACGTACGACGACCACCGGATGGCCACCGCGGGCGCGGTGATCGGCCTGGCGGTGGAGGGCGTACTGATCGAGAACGTGGCGACGACCGCGAAGACCCTGCCGGACTTCCCGAGGATGTGGGCGGATATGCTCGCAGGGGATTCCGAAGCGGGATCGGGAGCGTAG
- the rsgA gene encoding ribosome small subunit-dependent GTPase A: MRRYGKHTDEDDIRQRPNPKGNRPRTNIRPKHEDASEGFVLTVDRGRLTCLVGDRTVHAMKSRELGRKAAVVGDLVWIVGDLSGKKDTLARIVRIEERKSVLRRTADDDDPYERVVVANADQLAIVTALADPEPRPRMIDRCLVAAYDAGLEPLLVLTKSDLTSADKILEIYSTLGVNYVVTNREELATGDAADRVRERLNGRITAFVGHSGVGKTTLVNSLVAEGRQRATGHVNAVTGRGRHTTTSALALPLPGGDGWVIDTPGVRSFGLHHVDPSRVILAFPDLVPGTEECPRACSHDEPDCALDKWVEDGHADPARLYSLRRLLETRERREGD; the protein is encoded by the coding sequence ATGCGCAGGTACGGCAAGCACACCGACGAGGACGACATCCGCCAGCGCCCCAACCCCAAGGGCAACCGGCCGCGTACGAACATCCGCCCCAAACACGAGGACGCCTCCGAGGGATTCGTCCTCACCGTCGACCGCGGCCGGCTGACCTGCCTGGTCGGGGACCGCACGGTCCACGCGATGAAGTCCAGGGAACTGGGCCGCAAGGCGGCGGTGGTCGGGGACCTGGTCTGGATCGTCGGTGACCTGTCCGGCAAGAAGGACACCCTCGCCCGGATCGTACGGATCGAGGAGCGCAAGTCCGTCCTGCGGCGCACCGCCGACGACGACGACCCGTACGAGCGGGTGGTCGTCGCCAACGCCGACCAGCTGGCCATCGTGACGGCCCTGGCCGACCCGGAGCCGCGGCCCCGGATGATCGACCGCTGTCTGGTGGCGGCGTACGACGCCGGTCTGGAACCGCTGCTGGTGCTCACCAAGTCCGATCTGACCTCCGCCGACAAGATCCTGGAGATCTACTCGACGCTCGGCGTGAACTACGTGGTGACCAACCGCGAGGAGCTCGCGACGGGCGACGCGGCCGACCGGGTGCGCGAACGTCTCAACGGCCGGATCACCGCCTTCGTCGGCCATTCGGGCGTCGGCAAGACCACCCTGGTGAACTCGCTGGTCGCCGAGGGCCGCCAGCGCGCCACGGGGCACGTCAACGCGGTCACCGGCCGCGGCCGGCACACCACCACCTCGGCGCTCGCGCTGCCGCTGCCGGGCGGCGACGGCTGGGTCATCGACACCCCGGGCGTGCGCTCCTTCGGCCTGCACCACGTGGATCCGTCCCGGGTGATCCTGGCCTTCCCGGACCTGGTGCCCGGTACCGAGGAGTGCCCGCGCGCCTGCAGCCACGACGAGCCGGACTGCGCGCTCGACAAGTGGGTGGAGGACGGCCACGCGGACCCGGCGCGGCTGTACTCACTGCGGCGGCTGCTGGAGACGCGGGAGCGCCGCGAAGGCGACTGA